One genomic window of Syngnathus acus chromosome 11, fSynAcu1.2, whole genome shotgun sequence includes the following:
- the znf704 gene encoding zinc finger protein 704 isoform X4, with product MSFICVRSEEEVDMDKVTAAMVLTSLSTSPLVRSPPVKVNEALSGSWKENGSTGLFTPSSNGSSGGYWSWSPPSDQSNPSTPSPPLSADSFKPFRVPSGVPPNAGTEDPSLEETDGSSLLFDEPIPRKRKNSMKVMFKCLWKNCGKVLSTAAGIQRHIRTIHLGRSCDSDCSDGEEDFYYTEIKLNTDTVADGLSSLSPVSPSVLIPPPQPDAHGAAPVALSPLPPPPWTKEPHSGSVTPLSRSAPSALYLIHADHAYQATPPVSIPSNGATNPAASYSFTPTNGSGFSISWQSPPLAFTGNRVSPSKSQGFADQRSQTITVLSSPPRATAALSRKVRSEGKKCRKVYGMENRDMWCTACRWKKACQRFTD from the exons ATGTCTTTCATATGCGT GCGGTCagaggaggaagtggacatGGACAAGGTGACAGCCGCCATGGTCCTCACCAGCCTCTCCACCAGCCCGCTGGTCAGGAGTCCGCCCGTCAAAGTCAATG AGGCTCTTAGTGGCTCGTGGAAGGAGAACGGCTCTACGGGTCTTTTCACTCCATCCAGCAATGGCTCGTCGGGCGGCTACTGGAGCTGGTCGCCACCCAGCGACCAGTCCAACCCGTCCACACCGTCGCCGCCCCTCTCGGCTGACAGCTTCAAACCCTTCCGGGTGCCCAGCGGAGTGCCCCCTAACGCGGGGACCGAGGACCCCAGCCTGGAGGAGACGGACGGCAGCAGCCTGCTCTTTGACGAGCCCATACCACGCAAGCGCAAG AATTCTATGAAGGTGATGTTCAAGTGCCTGTGGAAGAACTGCGGCAAAGTCCTGAGCACTGCCGCCGGAATCCAGAGGCACATTCGCACCATCCACCTCGG CCGCAGCTGCGACTCGGACTGCAGCGACGGTGAGGAAGACTTCTACTACACCGAGATCAAGCTCAACACGGACACGGTGGCTGACGGCCTGAGCAGCCTGTCGCCGGTGTCGCCCTCCGTCCTGATCCCGCCTCCCCAGCCGGATGCCCACGGGGCCGCGCCCGTGGCCCTGTCCCCATTGCCGCCACCTCCCTGGACCAAGGAGCCTCACTCAGGCAGTGTTACGCCGCTCAGCCGCTCTGCGCCCAGCGCGCTCTACCTCATCCATGCCGATCACGCCTACCAG GCCACGCCTCCGGTGTCCATCCCGTCCAATGGGGCCACCAACCCGGCGGCCTCCTACAGCTTCACGCCCACCAATGGCTCAGGCTTCAGCATCTCTTGGCAATCACCGCCCCTTGCTTTCACCGGCAACAGG GTGTCACCCAGTAAGAGTCAGGGCTTCGCCGACCAGCGTTCCCAAACCATCACTGTCCTTTCATCCCCGCCCAGAGCCACAGCCGCTCTCAG TCGTAAAGTGCGCAGCGAAGGCAAGAAGTGTCGCAAAGTATACGGGATGGAGAACCGCGATATGTGGTGCACTGCCTGCCGCTGGAAGAAAGCCTGCCAGAGATTCACAGACTAG
- the LOC119130272 gene encoding voltage-dependent calcium channel gamma-4 subunit-like: protein MEAKGRNVLTEPSFLGRPALAWCERGIQVLLTSMGAFAAFALMTVAIGTDYWLYARAFICNSTANSSSSPQDEGARDKKDPGALTHSGLWRICCLEGLKRGVCSQINHFPDDADYDQDAAEYLLRVVRASSMFPILSAVLLLLGGVCVASSSFYKSKRTIILGGGILFVAAGLSNIIGVIVYISAALSDISPKKDEDKKWHYSYGWSFYFGGLSFILAEMVGVLAVNIYIEKNKELRCRSRVDLFKSTTHAMLRLPSYRFRRRSHSSSHSTDPPRSVETSPVGAKTFSLPPSAPPFSVATLPNPHHGGGGDISMYTLSRDAKLGSLGGGAPPLYGTMDRATLYQLHNYFPKDGGSGGGTLPSHSKSNLATAAQNAAPLSSATSAAGSGAPAAGAAPMSTMERDRGNVGTLDRLTAKRDRDSNSDTLNRKTTPV from the exons ATGGAGGCAAAAGGCAGGAACGTGCTCACAg AGCCCAGCTTCTTGGGGCGTCCGGCCCTGGCATGGTGTGAGCGCGGCATCCAGGTGCTGCTGACCAGCATGGGCGCCTTCGCCGCCTTCGCCCTGATGACGGTGGCCATCGGCACAGACTACTGGCTGTACGCCCGAGCATTCATCTGCAACAGCACCGCCAATTCGTCGTCGTCGCCGCAGGACGAGGGCGCCAGAGACAAGAAGGACCCCGGCGCCCTGACGCACTCCGGACTCTGGAGGATCTGCTGCCTCGAGG GCTTGAAGCGAGGCGTGTGCTCGCAGATCAACCATTTCCCAGACGACGCTGACTACGACCAAGACGCTGCCGAGTATCTGCTGC GTGTAGTGCGCGCGTCAAGCATGTTCCCCATCCTGAGCGCCGTGCTGCTTCTGCTGGGCGGCGTGTGTGTGGCCTCCAGCAGCTTCTACAAAAGCAAACGAACCATCATCCTGGGAGGAGGAATTCTCTTTGTGGCGGCAG GCCTGAGCAACATCATTGGCGTGATTGTTTACATCTCGGCGGCACTCAGCGACATCTCGCCCAAGAAGGACGAGGACAAGAAGTGGCACTACTCGTATGGATGGTCCTTCTACTTCGGCGGGTTGTCCTTCATCTTGGCTGAGATGGTGGGGGTCCTGGCCGTCAACATCTACATCGAGAAGAACAAAGAGCTGCGGTGTCGCTCCCGCGTCGACCTCTTCAAGAGCACCACGCACGCAATGCTGCGCCTGCCCAGCTATCGCTTCCGCCGGCGCTCGCACTCCAGCTCACACTCCACCGACCCGCCTCGTTCGGTGGAGACCTCTCCCGTGGGGGCCAAGACCTTCAGCCTGCCCCCGTCTGCACCCCCCTTCTCCGTGGCCACCTTACCCAACCCTCACCATGGCGGAGGCGGCGACATATCCATGTACACCCTGTCCAGGGACGCCAAGCTGGGCAGCCTGGGTGGCGGTGCACCGCCCCTCTACGGCACCATGGACCGCGCCACGCTCTACCAACTGCACAACTACTTCCCCAAggacggcggcagcggcggcggcacgcTCCCGTCGCACTCCAAATCCAACCTGGCAACCGCCGCCCAGAACGCCGCCCCGCTGAGCAGCGCCACCTCTGCGGCGGGCAGCGGTGCTCCCGCAGCCGGCGCTGCGCCAATGTCCACCATGGAGCGGGACAGAGGCAACGTGGGGACACTGGACCGCCTGACGGCCAAACGGGACCGCGACAGCAACTCGGACACGCTCAACAGGAAGACCACACCTGTTTAA
- the znf704 gene encoding zinc finger protein 704 isoform X3, whose protein sequence is MMRGDDLSTLSGLLKRVSLCVSACACGKKDVYTAVLESSNCHPHMHTEGKKEDKREKETRRVDKVKRKKPKDAFRRSEEEVDMDKVTAAMVLTSLSTSPLVRSPPVKVNEALSGSWKENGSTGLFTPSSNGSSGGYWSWSPPSDQSNPSTPSPPLSADSFKPFRVPSGVPPNAGTEDPSLEETDGSSLLFDEPIPRKRKNSMKVMFKCLWKNCGKVLSTAAGIQRHIRTIHLGRSCDSDCSDGEEDFYYTEIKLNTDTVADGLSSLSPVSPSVLIPPPQPDAHGAAPVALSPLPPPPWTKEPHSGSVTPLSRSAPSALYLIHADHAYQATPPVSIPSNGATNPAASYSFTPTNGSGFSISWQSPPLAFTGNRVSPSKSQGFADQRSQTITVLSSPPRATAALSRKVRSEGKKCRKVYGMENRDMWCTACRWKKACQRFTD, encoded by the exons ATGATGAGAGGGGACGATCTTTCCACCTTATCTGGCTTGCTCAAGAGGGttagtttgtgtgtgagtgcatgcGCGTGCGGTAAAAAAGA tgtatatactGCCGTGCTCGAGTCATCTAACTGTCACCCGCACATGCATACTGAAGGCaagaaagaagacaaaaggGAGAAGGAGACAAGAAGAGTTGATAAAGTAAAGAGGAAGAAGCCAAAGGATGCGTTCAG GCGGTCagaggaggaagtggacatGGACAAGGTGACAGCCGCCATGGTCCTCACCAGCCTCTCCACCAGCCCGCTGGTCAGGAGTCCGCCCGTCAAAGTCAATG AGGCTCTTAGTGGCTCGTGGAAGGAGAACGGCTCTACGGGTCTTTTCACTCCATCCAGCAATGGCTCGTCGGGCGGCTACTGGAGCTGGTCGCCACCCAGCGACCAGTCCAACCCGTCCACACCGTCGCCGCCCCTCTCGGCTGACAGCTTCAAACCCTTCCGGGTGCCCAGCGGAGTGCCCCCTAACGCGGGGACCGAGGACCCCAGCCTGGAGGAGACGGACGGCAGCAGCCTGCTCTTTGACGAGCCCATACCACGCAAGCGCAAG AATTCTATGAAGGTGATGTTCAAGTGCCTGTGGAAGAACTGCGGCAAAGTCCTGAGCACTGCCGCCGGAATCCAGAGGCACATTCGCACCATCCACCTCGG CCGCAGCTGCGACTCGGACTGCAGCGACGGTGAGGAAGACTTCTACTACACCGAGATCAAGCTCAACACGGACACGGTGGCTGACGGCCTGAGCAGCCTGTCGCCGGTGTCGCCCTCCGTCCTGATCCCGCCTCCCCAGCCGGATGCCCACGGGGCCGCGCCCGTGGCCCTGTCCCCATTGCCGCCACCTCCCTGGACCAAGGAGCCTCACTCAGGCAGTGTTACGCCGCTCAGCCGCTCTGCGCCCAGCGCGCTCTACCTCATCCATGCCGATCACGCCTACCAG GCCACGCCTCCGGTGTCCATCCCGTCCAATGGGGCCACCAACCCGGCGGCCTCCTACAGCTTCACGCCCACCAATGGCTCAGGCTTCAGCATCTCTTGGCAATCACCGCCCCTTGCTTTCACCGGCAACAGG GTGTCACCCAGTAAGAGTCAGGGCTTCGCCGACCAGCGTTCCCAAACCATCACTGTCCTTTCATCCCCGCCCAGAGCCACAGCCGCTCTCAG TCGTAAAGTGCGCAGCGAAGGCAAGAAGTGTCGCAAAGTATACGGGATGGAGAACCGCGATATGTGGTGCACTGCCTGCCGCTGGAAGAAAGCCTGCCAGAGATTCACAGACTAG